In Electrophorus electricus isolate fEleEle1 chromosome 6, fEleEle1.pri, whole genome shotgun sequence, a single genomic region encodes these proteins:
- the LOC118241577 gene encoding ribonuclease-like 3, translating to MEIRGFAVGLLLALSATLLVDTQTTDVMRRYKHFLRQHVIEDMELNQCDQVINKRNINKCNTNNCKEINTFILATDEQVRAVCSDGGTPKGRNLYESTKRFPLVICKLKKGARCPKCEYNGKKSRRTITVACVKGWPVHFEGSNIVLDLFKGIFERALMMLSG from the coding sequence ATGGAGATACGTGGGTTTGCTGTAGGTTTGCTGTTGGCTTTGTCTGCCACCCTGTTGGTTGACACACAGACCACCGACGTGATGAGGCGCTACAAGCACTTTCTCAGACAGCATGTGATCGAGGACATGGAACTGAACCAGTGTGACCAAGTGATCAACAAGAGGAACATCAACAAATGCAACACCAACAACTGCAAAGAAATCAATACCTTCATCCTGGCCACAGATGAGCAGGTCAGGGCAGTTTGCAGTGATGGAGGCACACCTAAGGGTAGGAATCTGTACGAAAGCACCAAACGTTTTCCTTTAGTCATTTGCAAGTTAAAAAAGGGAGCCAGATGCCCCAAATGTGAGTATAATGGTAAAAAGAGCAGGCGAACCATTACAGTGGCTTGTGTCAAGGGCTGGCCTGTGCACTTTGAAGGCAGCAACATTGTTCTTGATTTATTCAAAGGAATTTTTGAAAGGGCTTTGATGATGCTATCTGGTTAA